Proteins from one Scleropages formosus chromosome 14, fSclFor1.1, whole genome shotgun sequence genomic window:
- the LOC108920596 gene encoding sex comb on midleg-like protein 2 isoform X1: MGRTPVKESRDGRKEKPGRSSSSSDPSPSNDTETFNWEEYLKETSSSPAPASCFRQARIPPSNDFKTGMKLEARDPRNSTSVCIATVMGITGIRLRLRLDGSDNTNDFWRLVDSSDIQPVGTCERNGDMLQPPLGFRMNASSWPMFLLRTLSGAEMAPPTAFKKEPPRPPQNSFKPGMKLEAVDKKNPYLICPATVGEVKSDEVFVMFDGWRGAFDYWCKYDSRDIFPVGWCAMTKHSLQPPGNSFTLPKALSTPASSSSKPARRSMPSLYRLTGPLPPLPVRKGVRGRRPKSQTIALLKAAAEAAAAAAETDMQQSTVAKPAPSALLTPRPYKKRGPKPGSKRKPRDVQASGLASAGPETRLLNTQGPHSGSSHRHTSPGVTSTVCVYVNKQGNCGPHLDRKRMQRLPDHFGPGPVDSVLRQAVQACLDSTYQPLTLLKFLTSRSESKGGEIVEVRTEQGPHYVCLPSASSASFVLRYLESMCQHLQCANLFSSQPFSPYAAASQPGYDRTKSVKEETGEALLINRGTKRFPRDSPPYTTPLSPKLLRTEAHPSEAETLPHEENGLLKEQRFSEESMDSASNSMAPGPPTLRSPSEYRPKASTPYYSASPPPLRRLSTTRHHRQMEAASSTTGPDAQTADRETSGVLGSSPSTWSIEEVMQFVRDADPQTLAPHAELFRKHEIDGRALLLLRSDMVMKYMGLKLGPALKLCYHIERLKQGLR; encoded by the exons ATGGGCAGAACCCCAGTGAAAG aaTCAAGAGATGGCAGGAAGGAGAAACCTGGAAGGAGCAGCTCCTCCTCAGATCCTTCACCCAGCAATGACACTG AGACTTTTAACTGGGAGGAGTATTTGAAGGAGACTTCCTCGTCTCCTGCTCCTGCAAGCTGTTTTAGACAG GCCAGAATCCCTCCCAGCAATGATTTCAAAACTGGTATGAAGCTGGAGGCCCGTGACCCACGCAACTCCACCTCTGTGTGCATTGCTACGGTGATGGGGATTACGGGTATCCGGCTGCGCTTGCGTCTCGATGGCAGCGACAACACCAATGACTTCTGGCGGCTTGTTGACTCTTCTGACATCCAGCCTGTGGGCACCTGCGAGAGGAATGGGGACATGTTGCAGCCGCCGCTGG GTTTCAGAATGAATGCATCCTCATGGCCAATGTTCCTCTTAAGAACTTTGAGTGGGGCTGAGATGGCTCCTCCCACTGCATTTAAGAAG gaGCCTCCACGACCCCCACAGAACAGCTTCAAGCCTGGCATGAAGTTGGAAGCAGTGGATAAGAAGAACCCCTATTTGATCTGTCCTGCTACAGTCGGTGAAGTGAAGAGCGATGAGGTCTTCGTCATGTTTGATGGCTGGAGGGGAGCCTTTGACTACTGGTGCAAGTATGACTCGCGGGACATCTTCCCTGTAGGCTGGTGCGCCATGACGAAGCACAGCCTCCAACCCCCAGGCAACAGTT TCACGTTGCCGAAGGCTCTTTCCACTCCTGCATCATCGTCCTCCAAGCCTGCAAGGCGCTCCATGCCATCTCTGTACCGGCTGACTggacccctcccccctctccctgTCCGGAAGGGTGTGCGAGGTCGGCGGCCTAAGAGCCAGACCATCGCCCTactcaaagcagcagcagaagcggctgctgctgcagccgaGACTGACATGCAACAAAGCACGGTGGCCAAGCCTGCCCCTAGCGCACTCCTCACCCCAAGACCCTATAAGAAGAGGGGTCCAAAACCAGGCAGCAAG AGGAAGCCTCGGGATGTTCAAGCCTCGGGGTTGGCCTCTGCAGGCCCTGAGACAAGGCTGCTTAACACACAAGGGCCCCACAGTGGGTCTAGCCACCGGCACACTAGCCCTGGAGTAACATCAACAG TTTGCGTGTATGTGAACAAGCAGGGGAACTGTGGACCACACCTTGACAGGAAAAGGATGCAGCGACTACCAGATCACTTTGGGCCAGGTCCAGTTGATTCAGTTCTGCGGCAGGCAGTTCAGGCCTGTCTGGATTCCACCTACCAGCCATTAACCCTACTCAAGTTCCTCACCAGCCGTTCTGAATCGAAAGGAGGGGAGATCGTTGAAG TgcggactgagcagggaccccACTATGTGTGTCTACCCTCTGCCAGCAGCGCCTCCTTCGTACTGCGCTACCTGGAGTCCATGTGTCAGCACCTACAGTGTGCCAATCTGTTCAGCAGCCAGCCATTCAGTCCCTATGCAGCAGCATCCCAGCCTGGCTATGACAGAACCAAGTCAG TAAAAGAGGAGACTGGGGAGGCCTTACTAATCAACCGGGGGACCAAGCGATTCCCAAGGGACTCTCCTCCTTACACAACTCCCCTGTCCCCCAAACTCCTCCGTACAGAGGCACATCCATCAGAAG CGGAGACGCTGCCGCATGAGGAGAATGGTCTACTGAAGGAACAGCGCTTCTCAGAGGAGTCAATGGACTCTGCCTCCAACTCTATGGCACCTGGCCCTCCGACACTGCGCAGCCCCTCAGAGTACCGCCCGAAAGCCAGCACCCCCTACTACTCAGCAAGCCCCCCACCGCTGCGCAGGCTGTCAACCACACGCCACCACAGACAAATGGAAG CAGCCAGCTCCACCACAGGGCCTGATGCCCAGACAGCAGACAGGGAGACCTCTGGAGTTCTGGGGAGCAGCCCTTCCACCTGGTCAATTGAAGAGGTGATGCAGTTTGTGCGAGATGCAGACCCACAAACACTGGCCCCTCATGCAGAGCTCTTCAGGAAGCAT GAGATCGACGGCCGGGCTCTACTGCTGCTGCGCAGCGACATGGTGATGAAGTATATGGGCCTCAAGCTGGGCCCTGCGCTCAAGCTCTGCTACCACATCGAGAGGCTCAAACAGGGCCTGCGTTGA
- the LOC108920596 gene encoding sex comb on midleg-like protein 2 isoform X2 — protein MGRTPVKESRDGRKEKPGRSSSSSDPSPSNDTETFNWEEYLKETSSSPAPASCFRQARIPPSNDFKTGMKLEARDPRNSTSVCIATVMGITGIRLRLRLDGSDNTNDFWRLVDSSDIQPVGTCERNGDMLQPPLGFRMNASSWPMFLLRTLSGAEMAPPTAFKKEPPRPPQNSFKPGMKLEAVDKKNPYLICPATVGEVKSDEVFVMFDGWRGAFDYWCKYDSRDIFPVGWCAMTKHSLQPPGNSFTLPKALSTPASSSSKPARRSMPSLYRLTGPLPPLPVRKGVRGRRPKSQTIALLKAAAEAAAAAAETDMQQSTVAKPAPSALLTPRPYKKRGPKPGSKRKPRDVQASGLASAGPETRLLNTQGPHSGSSHRHTSPGVTSTVCVYVNKQGNCGPHLDRKRMQRLPDHFGPGPVDSVLRQAVQACLDSTYQPLTLLKFLTSRSESKGGEIVEVRTEQGPHYVCLPSASSASFVLRYLESMCQHLQCANLFSSQPFSPYAAASQPGYDRTKSVKEETGEALLINRGTKRFPRDSPPYTTPLSPKLLRTEAHPSEAETLPHEENGLLKEQRFSEESMDSASNSMAPGPPTLRSPSEYRPKASTPYYSASPPPLRRLSTTRHHRQMEASSTTGPDAQTADRETSGVLGSSPSTWSIEEVMQFVRDADPQTLAPHAELFRKHEIDGRALLLLRSDMVMKYMGLKLGPALKLCYHIERLKQGLR, from the exons ATGGGCAGAACCCCAGTGAAAG aaTCAAGAGATGGCAGGAAGGAGAAACCTGGAAGGAGCAGCTCCTCCTCAGATCCTTCACCCAGCAATGACACTG AGACTTTTAACTGGGAGGAGTATTTGAAGGAGACTTCCTCGTCTCCTGCTCCTGCAAGCTGTTTTAGACAG GCCAGAATCCCTCCCAGCAATGATTTCAAAACTGGTATGAAGCTGGAGGCCCGTGACCCACGCAACTCCACCTCTGTGTGCATTGCTACGGTGATGGGGATTACGGGTATCCGGCTGCGCTTGCGTCTCGATGGCAGCGACAACACCAATGACTTCTGGCGGCTTGTTGACTCTTCTGACATCCAGCCTGTGGGCACCTGCGAGAGGAATGGGGACATGTTGCAGCCGCCGCTGG GTTTCAGAATGAATGCATCCTCATGGCCAATGTTCCTCTTAAGAACTTTGAGTGGGGCTGAGATGGCTCCTCCCACTGCATTTAAGAAG gaGCCTCCACGACCCCCACAGAACAGCTTCAAGCCTGGCATGAAGTTGGAAGCAGTGGATAAGAAGAACCCCTATTTGATCTGTCCTGCTACAGTCGGTGAAGTGAAGAGCGATGAGGTCTTCGTCATGTTTGATGGCTGGAGGGGAGCCTTTGACTACTGGTGCAAGTATGACTCGCGGGACATCTTCCCTGTAGGCTGGTGCGCCATGACGAAGCACAGCCTCCAACCCCCAGGCAACAGTT TCACGTTGCCGAAGGCTCTTTCCACTCCTGCATCATCGTCCTCCAAGCCTGCAAGGCGCTCCATGCCATCTCTGTACCGGCTGACTggacccctcccccctctccctgTCCGGAAGGGTGTGCGAGGTCGGCGGCCTAAGAGCCAGACCATCGCCCTactcaaagcagcagcagaagcggctgctgctgcagccgaGACTGACATGCAACAAAGCACGGTGGCCAAGCCTGCCCCTAGCGCACTCCTCACCCCAAGACCCTATAAGAAGAGGGGTCCAAAACCAGGCAGCAAG AGGAAGCCTCGGGATGTTCAAGCCTCGGGGTTGGCCTCTGCAGGCCCTGAGACAAGGCTGCTTAACACACAAGGGCCCCACAGTGGGTCTAGCCACCGGCACACTAGCCCTGGAGTAACATCAACAG TTTGCGTGTATGTGAACAAGCAGGGGAACTGTGGACCACACCTTGACAGGAAAAGGATGCAGCGACTACCAGATCACTTTGGGCCAGGTCCAGTTGATTCAGTTCTGCGGCAGGCAGTTCAGGCCTGTCTGGATTCCACCTACCAGCCATTAACCCTACTCAAGTTCCTCACCAGCCGTTCTGAATCGAAAGGAGGGGAGATCGTTGAAG TgcggactgagcagggaccccACTATGTGTGTCTACCCTCTGCCAGCAGCGCCTCCTTCGTACTGCGCTACCTGGAGTCCATGTGTCAGCACCTACAGTGTGCCAATCTGTTCAGCAGCCAGCCATTCAGTCCCTATGCAGCAGCATCCCAGCCTGGCTATGACAGAACCAAGTCAG TAAAAGAGGAGACTGGGGAGGCCTTACTAATCAACCGGGGGACCAAGCGATTCCCAAGGGACTCTCCTCCTTACACAACTCCCCTGTCCCCCAAACTCCTCCGTACAGAGGCACATCCATCAGAAG CGGAGACGCTGCCGCATGAGGAGAATGGTCTACTGAAGGAACAGCGCTTCTCAGAGGAGTCAATGGACTCTGCCTCCAACTCTATGGCACCTGGCCCTCCGACACTGCGCAGCCCCTCAGAGTACCGCCCGAAAGCCAGCACCCCCTACTACTCAGCAAGCCCCCCACCGCTGCGCAGGCTGTCAACCACACGCCACCACAGACAAATGGAAG CCAGCTCCACCACAGGGCCTGATGCCCAGACAGCAGACAGGGAGACCTCTGGAGTTCTGGGGAGCAGCCCTTCCACCTGGTCAATTGAAGAGGTGATGCAGTTTGTGCGAGATGCAGACCCACAAACACTGGCCCCTCATGCAGAGCTCTTCAGGAAGCAT GAGATCGACGGCCGGGCTCTACTGCTGCTGCGCAGCGACATGGTGATGAAGTATATGGGCCTCAAGCTGGGCCCTGCGCTCAAGCTCTGCTACCACATCGAGAGGCTCAAACAGGGCCTGCGTTGA